In one window of Solanum pennellii chromosome 2, SPENNV200 DNA:
- the LOC114075978 gene encoding uncharacterized protein LOC114075978 has product MGLNESFSHVRSDLLLKSEVPSINQAYAIVIQEENQRLLGVVDSNKEPLTMMAGRGQGQGFKGKKVLPGNGNTGCEICGFKNHVTEKCYRLVGYPSDFKSKRKQSDSSGSYQNNSAGFKSPGSYSSNAYNNTGNFKPYANNALVDKQKQDFEFTKEEYNQIKNLLHNKEPSDCKANLIGSRAQVNHTGNSVIFGNQTVKDVLHELYSGKVIGIGKEVYGLYLLQRANRAISITDAILTHLWHFGLGNPSIKVVRTDNGTDLFNSKSRALMFHSEMPIRFWGNCVKTISYLNNRMPTTVLQGKSPYELLYKRAPNLEHLRVFGCQCFVSVLPRRDKLSPRAKRSVFIGYLETQKGYKVMDLETHVIFVSREVTFMETSFPLKDYITGEVSSFTDHNVPIQMDMFDHADVNISQSFVYFVEEHVSPVYSTVEATLDNPI; this is encoded by the exons ATGGGGTTAAATGAGTCTTTCAGTCATGTGAGAAGTGATTTGTTGCTGAAAAGTGAAGTACCTAGCATTAACCAAGCGTATGCAATTGTAATTCAAGAGGAAAATCAAAGACTATTAGGTGTAGTGGATTCAAACAAAGAGCCACTTACCATGATGGCAGGAAGGGGACAAGGACAAGGATTCAAAGGGAAAAAGGTGTTACCAGGCAATGGCAATACTGGATGTGAGATCTGTGGTTTCAAAAATCATGTAACAGAAAAATGTTATAGGCTGGTAGGTTATCCTTCTGACTTCAAGAGCAAGAGGAAGCAATCAGATTCTAGTGGATCATACCAGAACAACAGTGCAGGTTTTAAGTCACCTGGATCTTATAGCAGTAATGCTTACAACAACACTGGTAATTTCAAGCCATATGCTAACAATGCTTTAGTGGATAAACAGAAGCAGGATTTTGAATTCACAAAGGAAGAATACAATCAAATAAAGAATCTATTACATAACAAAGAACCAAGTGACTGCAAGGCTAACTTGATAG GAAGCAGAGCTCAAGTGAATCATACAGGCAATTCAGTCATATTTGGAAATCAAACAGTGAAGGATGTACTTCAT GAACTTTACAGTGGCAAGGTGATTGGTATTGGTAAAGAGGTTTATGGTCTATACTTACTACAACGTGCTAATAGAGCAATATCAATAACGGATGCAATTTTGACTCACTTGTGGCACTTCGGACTTGGGAATCCATCTATCAAG GTTGTGAGAACTGATAATGGCACTGATCTCTTTAACTCTAAAT CCAGAGCACTGATGTTTCATAGTGAAATGCctatcagattttggggaaattgTGTTAAAACAATATCTTATCTGAATAATAGAATGCCTACAACTGTTCTACAAGGGAAGTCACCATATGAACTTCTATATAAACGAGCACCTAATCTAGAACATCTGAGGGTGTTTGGATGTCAGTGTTTTGTATCAGTTTTGCCAAGGAGAGATAAATTATCTCCAAGGGCAAAAAGATCAGTCTTCATTGGGTACTTAGAAACACAAAAAGGATACAAAGTCATGGATTTGGAGACTCATGTCATATTTGTAAGCAGGGAGGTTACCTTCATGGAGACTTCATTTCCTTTGAAGGATTATATCACAGGAGAAGTATCATCATTCACAGATCATAATGTTCCCATACAAATGGACATGTTTGATCATGCAGATGTTAATATATCTCAAagttttgtatattttgttgaagaaCATGTTAGTCCTGTGTATTCAACAGTTGAAGCGACACTAGACAATCCTATATAA